One region of Exiguobacterium acetylicum genomic DNA includes:
- the rpmJ gene encoding 50S ribosomal protein L36: MKVRPSVKPICEKCKVIRRKGKVMVICENPKHKQKQG, encoded by the coding sequence ATGAAAGTAAGACCTTCGGTTAAACCGATCTGTGAAAAATGTAAAGTTATCCGCCGTAAAGGCAAAGTAATGGTTATTTGCGAAAACCCTAAGCATAAACAAAAACAAGGGTAA
- the rpsM gene encoding 30S ribosomal protein S13, with the protein MARIAGVDIPREKRIVISLTYIYGVGKTTAQKVLKETGISEDTRTRDLTEEQLNQLRDGLDKIKVEGDLRREISLNIKRLIEIGCYRGVRHRRGLPVRGQNTKNNSRTRKGPRRTVANKKK; encoded by the coding sequence ATGGCACGTATTGCTGGTGTAGATATTCCACGTGAGAAACGCATCGTCATCTCACTCACTTACATCTATGGTGTTGGTAAAACGACTGCTCAAAAAGTCTTGAAAGAAACTGGTATCTCTGAAGATACTCGTACTCGCGACTTGACTGAGGAACAATTGAACCAACTTCGTGATGGTTTAGACAAAATCAAAGTTGAGGGTGACCTTCGTCGTGAAATCTCACTCAACATCAAACGTTTGATCGAAATCGGTTGCTACCGTGGTGTTCGTCACCGTCGTGGTCTTCCAGTTCGTGGTCAAAACACTAAAAACAACTCGCGCACTCGTAAAGGCCCACGCCGTACAGTAGCGAACAAGAAGAAGTAA
- the rpsK gene encoding 30S ribosomal protein S11, with protein MAKRKQNVRSKRKVKKNIESGIVHIRSTFNNTIVTITDMQGNAISWATAGNMGFKGSRKSTPFAAQMASETAAKTAMDNGMRTVEVNVKGPGAGREAAIRALQAIGLEVTAIRDVTPVPHNGCRPPKRRRV; from the coding sequence ATGGCAAAACGCAAACAGAACGTTCGTAGTAAACGTAAAGTCAAAAAGAATATTGAATCTGGTATCGTGCATATCCGTTCAACATTCAACAACACGATCGTTACGATCACTGATATGCAAGGGAATGCAATCTCTTGGGCAACTGCAGGTAACATGGGCTTCAAAGGCTCACGTAAATCGACTCCTTTCGCTGCACAAATGGCATCTGAAACAGCTGCTAAAACAGCAATGGATAACGGTATGCGTACTGTAGAAGTTAACGTTAAAGGTCCTGGTGCAGGTCGTGAAGCAGCTATCCGTGCTCTTCAAGCAATCGGTCTCGAAGTCACTGCAATCCGTGACGTTACTCCAGTACCACACAACGGTTGCCGCCCTCCAAAACGTCGTCGCGTGTAA